The DNA segment GGAAGGCTCTGCGGCTGAGGTCAGGGAATGAAGAAAGGTACAACCCTTGTCATCAGCTCAGGGCAAGCCCAGAGGGAGAATGAGGTTTTACTGCAAAAATTATGGGTAGATGGTTGGGTTTCTTCTCAAGGGTTGGGAGGGTAAAAAACACTTCCAAGGCATTAAGGCGAAGGAAATTATACCACAGGACATTATGGGAAGGATAGGtcaataaaattctttttgaCCTTTACCTCCTCCTTTCTGCAATTACTTCCCCGGGGAAACCAAGGGCCAGATAACTTGAAGTACGAAAAGTAACACGGcttagtaagtggcagaaccacCACTCTAGAATACAGACCCATTAATTTCATAGCAGGAACCATACTGTCCGCTATGTACCTAAGCTCGAGATTCCATGGCTCCTGTAGACTCCCGACTTGGGTGCGGGCTCCACCCAGAGGGCTCAACAGGGCCTGTATGGACGGGAAGCAGAGGTAACAGACGCAGCCATCTTGCAATCAAGAGCCGAAGTGGGACAGCCTAGCCAATCAGCGCGCGGGCAACTCTCTAGTTTCCAGTCAAAGGCGGGGCGAGGTTGGATATTGCCGGTGATTGGGCAAAATGATACCCTCTAAGCCTATCAAAGAGTACCATGTGGGCGTGACTCCAGAAGCGGCTCGGACGCGGAGCCCGGCTTTTGCGTGTGGTAGGCTGCGCCGTTTGGGGGCGGGAGTGGCGGAGCTCGGTGCTGCAACATGCCGTTTTGGCCGCCTGCGTTCCGGGCCAAGTGGGGGCCGGGAGTCGGGCCGAGGTCGGCCTGAGCTGACTGGCTGCCTTCGAGTCGAGTCAGCGTCACCGTCGAACCTAAGTGAGGGGGCACGGGGAAGGGCCTAGGCGGGCTCTGGGGCTCTGGAGGGGGCTTCGCGGACGCGAGCTGGGGCTCCGCTCGCCATGGGGGAGGTGGAGATCTCGGCCCGGGCCTACGTGAAGATGAGCCTGCACGCCGCCCGGTATCCGCATGCCGCTGTCAACGGGCTGTTGCTGGCGCCGGCGCCGCGGTCGGGAGAATGCCTGTGCCTCACCGACTGTGTGCCCCTGTTCCACAGCCACCTGGCCCTGTCTGTCATGCTGGAGGTCGCACTCAACCAGGTGCCGCCGCCGGACGCCCATCGACCACCGCGAAATCCCCTAACACCCCTAGCCCAAGCCCATCCCTGGTCTCTTGGCAGTAGTGCGCACCCACAGGGCGGGCGGCACGATTTAGTTACTGATGGCCCCTTTCCCATGGCAGGTGGATGTGTGGGGCGCGCAGGCCGGGCTGGTAGTGGCAGGGTACTACCATGCCAATGCAGCTTTGGACGACCAGAGGTGAGTGGGGTAGCCAGAGGCAGAAGGCTAAGGgttatggggtggggggtgtcaaGAGAACCTCTCTTGGTCATTCCTTCCATCTTCCCTTCATTCAAGGCTTAGGCACTGTAAAGCAGGCACTAGGCTGCGTACGCAGTGAGGAAATATAAAGAAGCGTATTTTTCTGAAGGAGCTAGGTGGGGGTGGGTAGGACAATATCAGTTTGACACCTGCTGTAACTgagatgccccccccccccccaccgccgtCCCGCCCCAGCAAGTGCTGAAAACACAAAGAAAGCTCAActggaaacttttattttttaaaggaggtTTCTTTTTATGTATACAGTTCACCATTTAACGACACAGGCTTGAACTACCTGGGGCAACAAACAGGCAAAAATTTTTCACTAAGTACTGCAGTACTACAGGACCCAAGGTTGGTTGAATTCCAATGTGGAATCCAGAATAGGGAAGGCCCACTGTAAAGTTATCAGCAGATTTTCAGCTGCTGAAGGCTCTGTGCCCCTAACCCCAtcgttgttcaagggtcaactatatatatagaaaaagctATCTAGTTATAATCAAGTATTTGGATCAAACTATACTGTTTTGTAATTTGATTTTCCCTCCTTAATAAATATCTGACATCTTTCCATCTCTGCACTAATAGCTACCTTAACCTAACAGCTATATAGTACGAATATGGGCGTACCATAATTAATTTAATGCTTTACATTAAACATTGAGgtggtttccatttttttttgttattacaGACACTGTCCTATTAATACAGTAAATTCTTTATAAGTAGAATTTCTGGGCTAGCACATGTATAGTATACAATAAAAGTTTGGATGGTTATGCCAAATTACTCTACAAAAAGACCATCGTAGATTTCCACTCTCACCAGCAGTGTCTGAGCACGTTTCCCACAGCACTGCAGCATCAGGCAGTCATGCATGAAGCATCAAGTAGGCCGGGTGCCCCCAGGCCAGATACAGGGAAAGGCCATCGCTGCATCCACGTCTTTGAGACCTGGGAGGCCCAGCTCAGATGGATGCAGTCTGCCCACAGTATGCTCCTCACACCTCTGATCTTCCCTCTACACAGCCCTGGGCCCCTGGCCTTGAAAATCGCCGGGCGGATTGCTGAATTCTTCCCTGATGCAGTACTTATTATGGTGAGGCTTGGTTTTCAGAATGGGGAgttggaaagaaaggaggaagggggaACCCTTGAAACCCTCACCAGCCCTTCCTTGTCCACACAGTTGGATAATCAGAAACTGGTACCCCAGCCTCACGTGCCCCCAGTTATCGTCCTGGAGAACCATGGTCTCCGCTGGGTCCCCAAGGACAAGAACTTGTGAGTGCCCCTCTGCTTCCACCTCTTCTTGGAAGCCCACAGCTCCTGAGCTGCCTCTGTTGTTGGTTCTGTCCCAAGGGTCCTTCTCTAGACCTACCCTGGCCCCACTCCCTGCTGAGTTTGACTGCCATGGGGGTTATTATTTCAGAGTGATGTGGAGGGACTGGGAAGAGTCACGGCAGATGGTGGGAGCATTACTAGAGGGCCGGGCCCACCAGCACCTTGTGGACTTTGACTGCCACCTTGATGACATCCGAGAGGATTGGACCAACCAGCAGCTCAACGCCCAGATCACCCAGTGGGTTGGTCCCACAAATGGAAATACCTGAGCCAGGGCCAGAGGGGAGGCTCAGGATCCAATAAAGAAACTTGGGCTGTTGGGCAATGGTATGACTATGTTTATTGTGCCTGGGAGGCAAGGTGAGGGAGAAACCAACAGGCAGAAGGTGGGGAAAGTCTGGAGTCCCCTGTAAAAGTCAGAAGGTCTCTGCTGGAGCCATCACAGAATGAGAAGAGGGTCTCAATAGATCATTCCCTTTGTTTCTCCCCTGGGCTTCTTGAGCTTCTCGAAGTTCTTCAGGATGATGTCATATAACACAGCCTATGGGGCCAGGGAGGAGAGagtcagcccccagcccccagtggCTCTGTACCCCATTTCTAGCCTTGTGGAGAGGTCGAACTTTGTAACCCTTCACCCCAGCCTGCAGGGTCAGGGAGTGGGTGGCTTGGGAAAGCTGCCTCAGCCCACCCCCAACCCTCGCCTCCTCACATAAGCATTGCGGATCTCCATGACCATCAGCCGGATATCCCGGTACTCTGCCTCATCCAGCTCGTGCACCAGTTGCCGATAATCACCCTGCGGGAGACTTGGATCAGGCCTGACTTCAAGTGTCCCTCCTCCCTTGCACCCAGACTGAGACCTCACCTACCACGTGGGGCTGCTTAGCTGCTTTAGTTACAGCATCACCGCGCTCAGAGAAGTACCTGTGGGAAGTAGAAGGGtatggagcaggaggaggagggagcagaggcCTCAGTCTCTGCCAGAGGCAGAGCAGTGGGCAATGACTCACTTGGAAATTTGAGTGTGGAAGCCTTCTAGCTTGGTGTGAAGGGCAGTCATCAACTCAAACACCTTCTCCTGGGGAAAGAAAGCAGAAGGGAAAGTGGAAAGCAGCAAGGACTGGAGAGATAAAGTTGGAAGAGGAGTGGGGCAGTGCTCTCACCTGGACAGCCACTCCAAAATTATTCCCATCCTCAATCCGAGGTATTTGTAGCTGCAGCCAGGTGGTGAcctgggaggagggagtggcaaagAAGCCCCATCAGTCTCAAACCCCATTCCCAGCTTCCTGTCCTTTGTTTCCTTGCTCACAGTGAATGGGAGTGTGTCAGGTCTGTCCTGAATGCCATGGCCTGGAATTCTGGCTTTACTTGCTGTGCCCTCTCCTGCTAAGACCTGGCAGGTGCCATGCCCAACTGGTAGGGACAAAGGAAGACAAAGGGTTTGACCTGAAGTGTGTGGATGGAAGTGGGGGGGCTCACCAGGTTGAGCTTCTCAATGACATCCTTGATCTCAGGCTTTACGCGCTGCAGGAGGACCACAATCTTCTCATTGCAGCTCACTGGGCCACATGGAGGACCTAGGAGGTGGGCACTGGGTTAGTCACATGACTGGGACTGTGCCAGGCAAGGAAAAGGCATCCTTAGGGAGGAGCTCCTGGGAAGTGAGACACAAGTCCCTTCCACCATAGTGATACCTTTGTCTTCAtcttcccctttcttcttttcatccttgtcttccttctgcagggaaaggGAGGCTCTTGGGAGTCAGGCCTGAGGCTGATTTTTCCCAGGGTTGGGTCCCTCCTCCCAGGAATTCCCATCTTGCCTCCTGCTGTTTCCTCcgctcctccttctctttctccttgacTGGATCAGGCACTGGGATGTCCAATGGGGCCTTCAGATTGCTCAGGTTGGCTTCATTGAGAGCTGGCTCCTGGTGCAGGGTGGGAGAAGGGCTGGAGGCAGGGGCGAGCTCTCACCTCCTCACTCTCACAGCCCCTGAAGCTCTCCCTTTGGCCTCtactccctgcccagccccagtaCCTTTAAAAATGCATCCAACTCAGAAATCTTCCTGGGAAAATAGCTCCCGAGCAGGTTCTCTGTCTGTGTGCAGGGTAACGGTAAGGGAGGATGGGGGTCAGAATCAAATTCCCTTCCTAAGCAGTGAAGGAAGGGCTGCCGCTGCCTAGCAAAGGAGGGCTGAGCAGTGGgcttggggaggggtggggtaaTGACCACGCAGGTCTTACCTTAGTACATAGGTCTTCACGGAACACATCCACCTGTGGGACACAAGCAGCCCTTCAGACATTTGGCTTTATGGCCAGTTTATTCGAGAACCCTTAGGGTTGCATGGGGTCTGACTTGGGTGTGGTGGGATTTGGGGAATAACATTCCTGGAAGTGAAGGGCGAACTGTTCAAGAGGGAACAGATCCCTCGGTGGGCAGTGGGAGGAGGGATGTAAGAGCTGCTGCGACTGGGGCAGGGTCGGAGTGCCCTGTGGAATGGGCGCGGGGCCTCCCATGGTGGCAGGGCAGAGCCCGAACCCCGTCTGTGTGTGGGCCCGGGCGCCGGGCCAGCAGATTTCCCCTTCACGCCAGGGCTCCGCTTCACCTCACCCCGCTGAACCTCGGCCGTCTCGCCTCTCCTCCCGCAGGCAGACCTGGCGGGGCTCTCCGGGCTCAGGTGCTCTGGGCACGGGGCCCATGAGTGTTCGGATGACTGACCCCTACTCGAGGGGCTGGGGGGCGGCTCACGGACTCCTTCAGTGTCTCGGAGGCACCCCTCCCTGATGGGCCCTTCCTAGAACCCGCAGCGCTCACCTTGGCTTGGGCTTCGGGCAGGACCCTGAGCGTGGCCATGGCCGGGGTAGGGGCCTGGCGAAGCACGCGGAGCGAGGAGTGGGCACggggaagggaaagtgaaagcaGCGATCCCCGCACGGCCTTCCTGGGTAGTGGGAGTGGAGGTACTAGAGGAGGCGGGGACAGACCAGAGAGAGGCGAGGAGCTGAGGAGTGccgggaggcagcccagccggGGCTCCCTCTAGAGTCAAAGAGGCGCCTTTCCGCCTCCCCGCATCCCCATCGCTGTCGGTCTTTCGATTCCCCGCCCACGACTCCGCCCACCTGCCCCaccctccccgccctccccttGACGCCCCGCCTCCCCGGCCACGAGGCGGGGGCCTGCCTCAGgactccccgcccctcccgccccctGTCCCAGACCTCGGGCTCTCTTCCCAGCGCCGCCTGGGACAGTGATTAGCCTTATCTGCCTCTCTTCTGGGTGGTGAAGCAAGACTTGGCTTCCCTTCCTTTGCCCTGCCAGCGTGGACCCCTGGCTCCACGGGCATCGTCTGGCCCACGCAGTGACGTTCAGACTTTGGCATCATCCCATCACAGGACCTGGTCAGCTCTCTTAAGACCCTTGTGGACTCCATTCCTCTGTAACCCACTCACCACGCAGCAGCAGGATTCCACCTTGCTCTTGCTTAAAACTTTCTCAACTTCCTGTTGACCTTAGAATCCAAAGGACTTTCCTGGTCCAAAAGGCCTATCTGGCACCTGTTCCCCTTCAACTTtgctttccactgttttctccctcttttcagTTATAAATACCTGGACTTCGCAGTTGTTTCTCAAACCTGCCAGCGTTGTTCATTCCTGCCTCAAGGCCTTTGCTCTTGCTAATCCCTTTGCCTGACACAACCTACCCTGCCTCAGGATGTCATTCTGTTCTCAGCGTAGGTATCACTTCTTCAGAAAGAACTCTGCTTATAACTCCCTCCAAGTCTATTAGAAAGCAGCCTGTTTTAGTACCTTCACAGCACTATCTCTATGAAGTTAGTTTCTTTTTTGAGGATAGTGTGGTTTAGAGTaggagttggcaaactttttctgtcaaagaccatatagtaaatattttaggctttgtagtACCTGTAgcagctactcaactctgccattgtagcaGGAAACCAGCTATATACTTAAATAAATTAGTGTGGCTAGTTaccctaaaattttatttatggactgctgctgctaagtcgcttcagtggtgtccgactctgtgcgaccccatagacggcagcccaccaggctcccccatccctgggattctccaggcaagaacacgggagtgggttgccatttccttctccagtgcatgaaagtgagaggtgaaagtgaagtcactcagtcgtgtctgactcttagcgactccatggactgcagcctaccacgcttctccatccatgggattttccaggcaagagtactggagtagggtgccatatGGACAGTGGCATTtcaatttcatgtaattttcacctgttatgaaatattcttttttttaaccattaaaaaatgtaaaatcatttCTTAGCTCTCAGGCCATataaacagtggccacaggactgttgCTTGCTGATCTCTGTTTTAGAGCACAAACAACAGATCCATACTGCCTGGGTTAATAATTCTAGCTCCAATATTTACTAGTTGTGAAAAACTTACTTAGCTCTGCACCTCCATTTTCACAAATGTACAGTGGGAACACTCCTACCTCATGGTGTTGTGAGGGCTAAATATgtgaatttatataaataatttatagatACATAGAATGGTGCCTGATACAGGGTAAGCACAATAGTATTATTATTTGTAAGTTTATCATCAGGCAGTAACCCACGGGCCCCCAAACAGCAAAAACTTTGTCTTTCTTATTCACATGGCAAAGAACTATGCTTGGCTCAATGAacatcttttaagaaaataagcaTGTATAGACCCTCTTTGGAAAGACAGGGTAGAAAGGGAGGCTGAGTAGGGTGCCCAGATAGAAAGGCCCCTGAGGATGGTTAGGGGGGATTCAGTGCTGGAGGCAGGAAAAACAAATCAACCAAGCTGGAGATGGAGCATCTGTTTAGTGGGAATGCTGCCCATCCCTGAGGACACTGTTACCGGCCCTGGCAGTGTCAGTCTTTGACATCAGAGCCCCAGATAGCTTGATGTCTGCAGAGACCAGGAGACTGAAAGGACAATAGGAGGGATAGGGGTCAAGCATAAGGACATTCAAGGTCAGTGACAGCAAGGAATGACTGGGGAACCCTGGTGACTATTATACTCTCTTCTTACCCTACCCACCCTTTACAGGTCCTGCCAACCCAGTGATGAACAGAGCCAAAGCTAGGTCTGATGTGACTTTATTCCTTTCAGTTATGCTTGTGGCTGGAGTGGGGGCGAGGGAAGAGCCCATGGCCGGGGCTCCCTGGAGACCAGGGCTGATGATACCAGCTGCCATAGGTGAGGTACCAGGCAAAGGTACCCACTGCGGCCCCCACCACCTTGTGAGTATACTGGTGGAAATAGATGACGGTGCAGAGCAGCAAGAAGTTCCAGAGGCCCAGCAGCAGCACGTTGAGCAGGAAGACAAGGCGCAGGGGTGCGCCGGCAGGCAGCCCATGGGCCAGATACTTGGCGAACACTGCTGCTTCCTCGGCCATGAGCAGGCAGCAGAAGGTGAGCAGGAAGGTGTGGGAGGAGACTGTGTAGCCCCGCCATTGGTGGCCAGCTGCTAGGCAGCTGCGGCGATCCGGCAGCTCGTGGAGCAGCAGGCCCTGAGGCAGAGGCTCGAAGCAGGAGCCGGTCAGGTCCTCGATGAGCAGGAAGGCCCGGCCGGCCCCCCGCCACACAGCTGCCCCCACCACCAGCCGGCTCAGGTGCCGGGCAGTCACTGCCACGCGCCGTGTAGCCAGGAAGACCACCAGCAGCACAAAGCCCCCCAGGAAGGTGCAGGTCCAGCCCCACGCCGAATTCACAAACTTTCTGTGGGCAGAAAAGAGGAAAGGCTATTGAGGCCCCTCAGTCCCATCGCTCCCTGTGTGTTCCCAGCCTGGCTCTGTCTCCAGTCGCAATATCACCCCCTGTTGTTTTCTgtgccctcttccctcttctcccacAGCCACTTGAACTTGGCCATCTCCTTGGAGGTCCATTCAGCCTTCTAGGGTCCACGTTTCCTCTTTGGCCCTGCTCCTGTACCCCCCGGCTCTGTTCCCCTCCCCCCTGACTTTCTCCTCAACCTCCTAGTCTATTTTTAGTGTCTCACACTGGCAGGAGGACAGAAACCTGGAGGAAGCCGGGATCCCTGAGCCCAGGCAGCCAGCGCCCCCAGCCTTGAGTGGACTCACATGTTGAAGA comes from the Budorcas taxicolor isolate Tak-1 chromosome 10, Takin1.1, whole genome shotgun sequence genome and includes:
- the PSME1 gene encoding proteasome activator complex subunit 1, with protein sequence MATLRVLPEAQAKVDVFREDLCTKTENLLGSYFPRKISELDAFLKEPALNEANLSNLKAPLDIPVPDPVKEKEKEERRKQQEKEDKDEKKKGEDEDKGPPCGPVSCNEKIVVLLQRVKPEIKDVIEKLNLVTTWLQLQIPRIEDGNNFGVAVQEKVFELMTALHTKLEGFHTQISKYFSERGDAVTKAAKQPHVGDYRQLVHELDEAEYRDIRLMVMEIRNAYAVLYDIILKNFEKLKKPRGETKGMIY
- the EMC9 gene encoding ER membrane protein complex subunit 9; its protein translation is MGEVEISARAYVKMSLHAARYPHAAVNGLLLAPAPRSGECLCLTDCVPLFHSHLALSVMLEVALNQVDVWGAQAGLVVAGYYHANAALDDQSPGPLALKIAGRIAEFFPDAVLIMLDNQKLVPQPHVPPVIVLENHGLRWVPKDKNLVMWRDWEESRQMVGALLEGRAHQHLVDFDCHLDDIREDWTNQQLNAQITQWVGPTNGNT
- the FITM1 gene encoding fat storage-inducing transmembrane protein 1 produces the protein MERGPVVGAGRGARARIRALLGSLVRVLLWVASALLYFGSEQAARLLGSPCLRRLYHAWLAAVVIFGPLLQFHVNPRTIFASHGNFFNIKFVNSAWGWTCTFLGGFVLLVVFLATRRVAVTARHLSRLVVGAAVWRGAGRAFLLIEDLTGSCFEPLPQGLLLHELPDRRSCLAAGHQWRGYTVSSHTFLLTFCCLLMAEEAAVFAKYLAHGLPAGAPLRLVFLLNVLLLGLWNFLLLCTVIYFHQYTHKVVGAAVGTFAWYLTYGSWYHQPWSPGSPGHGLFPRPHSSHKHN